The Quercus lobata isolate SW786 chromosome 9, ValleyOak3.0 Primary Assembly, whole genome shotgun sequence region gaaatttctaaaattcaTAGAGTAAATATAGGAAAACCAAATCACATACAGAAGACTCCTCGGGAGGAAATTTCCACAGCATAAGGCATATCTTTGACAGTTCAAATTTTGCTTCAGCATGTTTACCTTGAATTTCCAAAGCCTGTGGTGAAATGGATATCATATAATCattaatttatctaagtaataaaaggactacaattttttttatttcttattatttattataataaagacaaaaggAAAGCACAATTATTTACATAGGAAGGGCACTAAAGGACAAGAATATTGAGGTTAAAAAATGTAGGAATTATAGTGAGGCTACCACAAATACTTTAAAATTGACAGGGAGTATTGAAATTTACGTTTCCAATGAAAAATcgcttcttaaaaaaaaattcaaataacaataATTCATAAATGATGGGATATTAATCACTGTGCTTCAGTcccataatttttaaaatcagTCTTTTGTACCCCAAGCTTTTAGAAACAATATGATCACCATATGGAAGACTTTAATAAGCCATTGCAATCatatagaaaaattcaaataaaatatagagatcGACCACATGATTTGCCTTCTACCTCTTTTCACTCTGTTAACTTATATTAAATTACTCTTTCTCATATGCATTAATCAATCTCCCCGCACATGAACAAACCATCAAAATGACATCTGTTCCTTTGTCCATATGACTGAATTCATTATcatatttttcctattattcTTAAACAACCATGTCAACATTCTCATCCCAGCTTCGTTCAAGTGAATGTAACTTTTTAAGAAAGAGTGAATTAATTCAAGAtaagagaaccaaaaaaaggTAAGGAAGACCCcatataataatagtaataaaaaaagacatgtCAATTAAAGAAGTAACAAAGAgtataacttaaaataaaatagaatggaGAAAAAGAATACACGCAGCCGACCCTAACTAATCTAGTGAGGATCCACggccaacccaaaaaaatttgggactaagttattgttgttgttgtactaGAGATCATAACAGGCCATGAAATGATCTTATAGACACTTCACTAAAACTTTATAGATATGCTAGTTACATAATACCTTCAATACATTTCTCCACTTCCCCACCAGCTTTTATTCTATGACCATATATAAAGCTGAATCATAAAAATGAGCTGAAAAATTACCCACACCTGTAAAAACCGTGAACGAGATCTTGCAGCAACAGCTGCTGACACAATTATTGAAGCACGAATGTTTTCAGCAAGCCCAGCAACAAATTTCCAAGCATCTTCACCGTCAATCTGAACAGAAGTACAATGATTCGGGGCCCTGCAATATTCCTGAACAAGTTACAACACCAGGAGAAAACATGTGCAGATAAATACTGGAAGCAGCAtatatttaaattgttttatttatgcAGGTCTAAAAACACACCTGCTGCAAACATTTAAAACAAAGTCAACAGAAGCACGATAGAAGGAATCACATGTATTTGTTGTGTCAAAGGAGACCCGTACTCCAGATGTCCTGCATATTTGACATAACTGCTCACCCATACAGGCAAAGAAGAGTCCAATGCATTATGGAAATATTAgttactaaaaacaaaaaatttcattacatGTTACAATAGTAGCAAAAAGGTTACCCCATTAATGAAGTGAATTTTATTATGTAGCGATTCATCTAGTACACTTCCTGTGTACCTGATGTTTCCAATTCAATAAAacttattgctttttttttttttttttggataattcaatagttgggaaTGAGGGGACTAGAACCCttcaataaaacttattacttatataaaaataatttaaaaatcatgaacttagataatatatataaaggttGAATCAGAGATATAAAATGCATCCAATATATTCATTAATTATCTTTTATACGCACATTAGTTTTATTAAGAATACCTAATATTCACAAAGAAAACATGCATTCTACCACATCACTATATTCGTCAAAAATTACGAAATCAACATGCAGCATCAGCTTTGCAAATGATACAACCTTTTCTTGATCCTCATAAAGCACCATTGTATCCAATTATTTCCACTTCATCAATACTCAGACATGtaattgcatttatttatttaggtgTTCACTGTCCATACATCCATGCATCTTTATCTCACTTGTGTATGTCTTGCACTTGTATGAGGACAAACCAACCAGATTatctcaataaaaataaaaataaaattgaacttATAAACTCAAAACAAATTCACTggtaaaaatagataaattgtATGCCTCTAAAAGaatttttcaatcaaaaaaCTGAGTGAaattatatatgcatatatttgACAATCAAAGATATCACATAAAAGAAGTACTGACTTGAATTATATCATCCTCCATTATGTCCCTCCCATTGATTCTATTGTCCGTCATCATTGGAAATCAAATGGATGAGTTGCAACTTGAAGAAATATAGAATGACCATAACAACATGAAAACTTGagaaatgcattttttttttttttacctacaaCAAAGGCAAAAGTCCAGCACTAGGACCAAGCTTGTGAAAACATTTATATACTGATAGACATAAAACCACAAGAGTTTTATCAAATAACAATCAGAAGGACAAAACACATTGGCAAGTTAGGAAAAGAAATTAGCATTACTTTGGCCTATTGTTGTAAGGTCTTTGAAGGCAAAAATGTAAACCAAGTTCATTCTTCAACCGAAGAAATGGAAAGCGAAAAGCTGATCATGGCCCCTTCTTAACACCAACTACCTCTTTCCCTTCCCAACCTAGTCAAACAAGACTCACTCTGCAAGCAACTGGTGCTAAGCCCTCAACAAAGCAGGAATGCCACATTCGAACTTCGTCAAGAAATGGGACAACCACAATGGTCACAATGGTGGCTATAACCCAATACTTGTcatgaagagaaaaaataaataaataaacagcgTCATGGTCCTTGTTTAAAAAATCCCAATGGATTGAGTTCAACAAGGTGCAATAATCTTCACTCTAATATGAGTAGTTAGTTGTTTCTTAGAGATCAAACAGTAGTcaaaatttatgttgatgattttttttttttaatagcagcACATTACTGGGCAAAATTCATGTTTATAGCACAACATTACTCAGCACAAACAAGTAAGCAGTTTAAACAATTCAAAAATGGGTAAATTAGCAGTTGAACTAAAAATACATGCCAATCAtagcactatatatatatatatatatatatatgtccaaAAATCACCGCTAAGTACTGACCTTGAATCAACCAGTTGGCTTCCCTCTGATACTGCTCCGTATTCAGAACCAACCCCGGCCACCATTTCGGCAACTTCTTCTCCCGGGGCCGAACCCGAGTCCCTAGAATCACTCTTCAAACTCTCACAAAAATCTTCTCCCTTTTTCCCTCTAACCAAAATCCTTCATATTTTTCCCTCACAaatccacccaaccaaacactaCATAAGTTGTCTCCCAGGCAAAGAGTAAAATAGTTTAGTCAATAGCTAGGGGACACCACTTTcttactataaaataattttttttttttttaaattactattgttactttttttttttttgagaaaaatgttatttaaaattttaaatgttatggtactaaatatattttttaatttagaagaTCTAATTGgaaacaatttcaaataaagTTTTAAGCAATAGTGTAGTAATAATAACATCATTTAGGAGGCACTATGTTTACTGTTAGAACCTTACCTCCCGTCCACTAATATCTATCTATTtgaaaaatagttcaaataGGAATGATCCTTTTTATATACATGGAGGCTCATTTCATTCCAAACATctataaatttgtaatatttaatttgaattataaaattgattaattttaaataaagagatggggggggggggggggggagaatcCATTAGATTGTGGTAGTCTTCGAATTATCAACTATCAAGATTCCTTCAAATTCCTGAGTAAACTCATAATTCTCATTTTGAGGAGAAATTATACGGTTTTTATGGTAGACCACATCATTTGTTCACCATTCTAGTAAAAGactttcatttatttaaaattgttgagtcagtattttgttttatttaaaacttcACAATTTTAAGCAAGTGGGAGTCTTTTACTGGAATGATGAACCATATCACTTGTCCACCATAAAgaccttataatttttttcattttgagggTTTGGTTCTCATTTCAAGGGAATGGGATTCCCCTTAAAACGTGAGTAAGTACATTCTAAGTACCTGTTTGGATACAGCTACTAGCTTCTTCactttggcttttttttttttttttcttgagaagagCATTTCATGTGATTATGCACTGTTCAGTatgtcccgtgcactgttcacaggacccacaaacctcttttttcggcaaaactttcattaaaaatgggtctcacggtactattcacatatttaaaaattattttgttacagtattttcaattttcaattttcagcaaaataagcaatatCCAAACACATTATAagatattgaaagaaaaaattcttcttttacTATAAGTTTAGGAATACACTAATTTTCCCAttcaaccaaaaggatttaGTTTACAACTTACATTAAACAGTATTTAGTAGACATGTTTTGCTTCAAATTTTACAAAACGTCCAAAAACCAATGCTATCTCTGTTACATGAATATTGCAGATTCTCATAAAACCAAAAGGATTTAGTTTACATTAAACAGTATTTTGGCCAGTTTGCTATTCCTTTTCCTCAGCTAACAACctgattatatattttcttttaagaaacaAGAACCTATATATTTGTCAGAGAATATGCATtacccaaaagaaagaaaaaaaaaatcatatgaaagTATACTCATGGAGAACATTAGGAGGCTATTTGGTATTAGattttaaacaacagttttctatatttaaacattaaaaacacgtattttcataacacttttcAACCCACTCATATTTCTACAGTACTTAAACAATGATATTAAAAATCTCTAACCAAACGAGTCCTAAATTTCCATGGCATATCTTAGTGATAGTAAGTCCCAATGGTTTGTATTTGAACATGG contains the following coding sequences:
- the LOC115959007 gene encoding uncharacterized protein LOC115959007 isoform X2 encodes the protein MVAGVGSEYGAVSEGSQLVDSRAPNHCTSVQIDGEDAWKFVAGLAENIRASIIVSAAVAARSRSRFLQALEIQGKHAEAKFELSKICLMLWKFPPEESSPEMEW
- the LOC115959007 gene encoding uncharacterized protein LOC115959007 isoform X1, producing MVAGVGSEYGAVSEGSQLVDSRTSGVRVSFDTTNTCDSFYRASVDFVLNVCSRAPNHCTSVQIDGEDAWKFVAGLAENIRASIIVSAAVAARSRSRFLQALEIQGKHAEAKFELSKICLMLWKFPPEESSPEMEW